A portion of the Natronococcus sp. AD-5 genome contains these proteins:
- a CDS encoding alkaline phosphatase family protein, with amino-acid sequence MSGSSPPSERAFVLGLDGVPWRLIEQWSDEGELPNFARMRAEGASGILESTRPPTTPLAWPSIATGVWPDKHGIYGFQKLSPEYTQEMYTSHDRRQPALWEQLSPAHVGNVPMTYPARDVDGTMVSGMMTPSTEREFTHPSEFQSKIGRRIPDYEISLDYPDYADRIDEFPDAVDDILSKRRELMRLQMEEAGDDWQLFFFVYTAPDRFQHLVWEMDLLLEHYKRLDEILGEVIEYTDEHEADLYVVSDHGFGPIETLVYVNHFLEREGYLFQQEDEGTRGALASLGISRDTITNTLNRVGISEEMLVSTLPRRLVDSVAEQIPGDHALYDVDYERTVAFVHGAGNCYINDAERFENGVVDRSDVPGIKADLVDIFESVTDESGTPILQVFDGDELFPTDEGSPDLVVNGRDGYDSRNSITDKPFGDTGATAASHRSKGIMLCRGPSIDEGATLRGARVVDVAPTLLHGIGEPIPDNADGRVLFDAFDETSIPSTTKVRRTAVSTTGSDGDEVDEDFTDVEDRLKGLGYME; translated from the coding sequence ATGAGCGGATCTTCCCCACCGTCCGAGCGTGCGTTCGTGCTCGGACTCGACGGCGTGCCGTGGAGACTCATCGAGCAATGGAGTGACGAGGGTGAACTCCCCAACTTCGCCCGAATGCGTGCGGAGGGCGCCTCCGGTATCCTCGAGAGCACCCGTCCGCCGACGACGCCACTCGCGTGGCCGTCGATCGCGACGGGCGTCTGGCCGGACAAACACGGGATCTACGGGTTCCAGAAGCTCTCGCCGGAGTACACCCAGGAGATGTACACGAGCCACGATCGCAGACAGCCGGCGCTCTGGGAGCAGCTGTCGCCGGCTCACGTCGGCAACGTGCCGATGACGTATCCGGCCCGCGACGTCGACGGGACGATGGTGTCGGGGATGATGACTCCCTCGACCGAGCGGGAGTTCACCCACCCGTCCGAGTTTCAGTCGAAGATCGGGCGACGCATTCCCGACTACGAGATCAGCCTCGACTATCCCGACTACGCCGATCGCATCGACGAATTTCCGGACGCCGTCGACGACATCCTCTCGAAGCGACGCGAACTGATGCGCCTCCAGATGGAGGAGGCGGGCGACGACTGGCAGCTGTTTTTCTTCGTCTACACCGCGCCGGACCGGTTCCAGCACCTCGTCTGGGAGATGGACCTCCTGCTCGAGCACTACAAGCGACTCGACGAGATTCTCGGCGAGGTGATCGAGTACACCGACGAGCACGAGGCCGACCTCTACGTCGTCTCCGACCACGGCTTCGGCCCCATCGAGACGCTGGTGTACGTCAACCACTTCCTCGAGCGAGAGGGGTACCTGTTCCAACAGGAAGACGAGGGAACCCGCGGCGCCCTCGCGAGCCTCGGCATCTCCCGGGACACGATCACGAACACGCTCAACCGCGTCGGCATCTCCGAGGAGATGCTCGTCTCGACGCTGCCGCGGCGGCTGGTCGACTCGGTCGCCGAACAGATCCCGGGCGACCACGCCCTCTACGACGTCGACTACGAGCGAACCGTCGCGTTCGTCCACGGCGCCGGAAACTGTTACATCAACGACGCCGAGCGCTTCGAGAACGGCGTCGTCGATCGGAGCGACGTCCCCGGGATCAAGGCCGACCTGGTCGACATCTTCGAGTCGGTGACCGACGAGAGCGGAACCCCGATCCTGCAGGTGTTCGACGGCGACGAGCTGTTCCCGACCGACGAGGGGTCACCGGATCTGGTCGTCAACGGCCGGGACGGCTACGACTCGCGAAATTCCATCACGGACAAACCGTTCGGCGACACCGGCGCGACGGCGGCGAGCCACCGCAGCAAAGGGATCATGCTCTGTCGAGGCCCCTCGATAGACGAGGGGGCGACCCTGCGCGGCGCCCGCGTCGTCGACGTCGCACCGACGCTCCTCCACGGAATCGGCGAACCGATCCCGGACAACGCCGACGGTCGCGTCCTCTTCGACGCCTTCGACGAGACTTCGATACCCTCGACCACGAAGGTCCGGCGCACCGCGGTGTCGACGACTGGAAGCGACGGAGACGAGGTCGACGAGGACTTCACCGACGTCGAGGATCGGCTG